A single genomic interval of Peromyscus leucopus breed LL Stock chromosome 7, UCI_PerLeu_2.1, whole genome shotgun sequence harbors:
- the Smtn gene encoding smoothelin isoform X2, protein MADEALAGLDEGALRKLLEVTADLAERRRIRSAIRELQRQELEREEGALASKRFRAERQDNKENWLHSQQREAEQQAALARLAGRLESMNDVEELTTLLRSAGEYEERKLIRAAIRRVRAQEIEAATLAGRLCSRLPSSDSREESRRQAAHRLDPGKVPEQEQETQQTAAPEPTPTPTPTPEDTSQDVTTVTLLLRAPPGAMPSSPPASPDSSPATAASPEPLLEPAGAQCPAAEALDASEALPRPSRTPSPEPPMPPAPPSSQGQVISKPLPGPTEPSNALGPARDSSGTKRTDLAKPQPCQRSLSVLSPQKPTPNRGPSQFQRAGSVRDRVRKFTSESPVAARLQDGPPRTALTSLTPTRLPGPSLVGSTPANSSSRGPSDTSSHKKQRELAHSLAQLQSGPQEEGPEGRGLAPRSLENRAGGPRPCSEEPSTPPPVGIGTGESGGSMKTTFTIEIKDGRGQASTGRVLLPTGNQRAELTLGLRAPPTLLSTSSGGKSAVTHVSSPGTVTRLGSVTHVTTFSHASPGNRGGYNFKMEPDPAEPASVTVEAANGAEQTRVDKAPEGRSPLSAEALMAIEDEGVLDKMLDQTTNFEERKLIRAALRELRQRKRDQRDKEREQRLREARARPGESRSNVATETTTRHSQRAADGSAVSTVTKTERLVHSNDGTQTARTTTVESSFVRRSENGGGSSSSTTVQTKTFSSSSSSSKKMGSIFDREDQTSPRPGSLAALEKRQAEKKKELMKAQSLPKTSASQARKAMIEKLEKEGSSGGPGTPRTAAVQRSTSFGVPNANSIKQMLLDWCRAKTRGYEHVDIQNFSSSWSDGMAFCALVHNFFPEAFDYGQLSPQNRRQNFEMAFSSAETHADCPQLLDTEDMVRLREPDWKCVYTYIQEFYRCLVQKGLVKTKKS, encoded by the exons atggcagaCGAGGCCTTAGCTGGGCTGGATGAGGGAGCCCTCCGAAAACTG CTGGAGGTCACAGCAGACTTGGCAGAGCGGCGGCGGATCCGCTCCGCCATCCGGGAGCTGCAGCGGCAGGAGCTGGAACGGGAAGAGGGGGCTCTGGCATCCAAACGTTTCCGTGCCGAGCGGCAGGACAACAAGGAGAACTGGCTACA CTCTCAACAGCGGGAAGCTGAGCAGCAGGCTGCCCTCGCACGCTTGGCAGGGAGGCTGGAGTCCATGAACGACGTGGAGGAGTTGACCACACTG CTTCGGAGTGCCGGCGAGTACGAGGAACGCAAGCTGATCCGAGCCGCCATCCGCCGTGTGCGAGCTCAGGAGATCGAGG CTGCCACCTTAGCTGGGAGACTGTGCAGTAGACTGCCTAGTAGTGACTCCCGAGAGgaaagcaggaggcaggcagctcACAGATTGGACCCTGGTAAG GTACCAGAGCAAGAGCAAGAGACACAGCAGACAGCAGCGCCAGAGCcgaccccaaccccaaccccaacccctgAGGACACCAGCCAGGATGTGACCACGGTGACACTCCTGCTGAGGGCCCCGCCTGGGGCCATGCCCAGCTCACCACCTGCCTCACCTGACAGTTCACCCGCCACCGCTGCTTCTCCCGAGCCTCTGTTAGAACCCGCTGGAGCCCAGTGCCCTGCCGCTGAGGCTCTAGACGCCTCTGAGGCACTCCCTCGCCCTTCGAGAACTCCCAGCCCTGAGCCCCCCATGCCACCGGCACCCCCCAGCTCTCAGGGGCAGGTCATCAGCAAG CCCCTGCCTGGGCCCACGGAGCCCTCTAACGCCTTGGGCCCCGCCAGAGACTCCTCCGGCACTAAGAGAACAG ATCTGGCCAAACCACAACCCTGCCAACGCTCGCTATCTGTGCTCAGTCCCCAAAAGCCAACCCCAAATCGAG GACCGTCCCAGTTCCAACGGGCTGGCTCCGTGAGAGACCGCGTCCGCAAGTTCACATCTGAGTCTCCTGTGGCTGCCAGGCTCCAGGATGGCCCACCCCGAACAGCCCTCACTTCACTGACCCCCACAAGGCTCCCGGGCCCTTCCTTGGTCGGCTCCACCCCAGCCAACTCCTCCTCTCGAGgtcccagtgacacttcctcccacaagaagcaaagagaacttGCTCATTCCCTGGCCCAGCTTCAGAGCGGCCCTCAAGAGGAGGGCCCTGAGGGGCGGGGCTTGGCTCCCAGGTCCCTTGAAAACAGAGCAGGGGGGCCCAGGCCCTGCTCAGAAGAGCCCAGTACCCCGCCGCCTGTGGGCATTGGCACTGGGGAATCCGGGGGCAGTATGAAGACGACGTTCACCATTGAGATCAAGGATGGCCGTGGCCAGGCCTCCACAGGCCGGGTGCTGCTGCCCACAGGCAACCAGAGAGCAG AATTGACGCTGGGACTGCGGGCACCCCCGACCCTTCTCAGCACCAGCAGTGGGGGCAAGAGCGCCGTCACCCATGTCAGCAGCCCTGGCACTGTGACCCGGCTGGGGAGTGTCACGCACGTCACCACCTTCAGCCATGCCTCCCCTGGTAACCGAGGAGGCTACAACTTCAAG ATGGAGCCAGATCCCGCCGAGCCTGCCTCTGTGACAGTGGAAGCCGCTAACGGCGCAGAGCAGACTCGAGTGGACAAAGCCCCAGAAGGGCGGAGCCCCCTGAGTGCCGAGGCGCTGATGGCCATTGAGGATGAAGGAGTCCTGGACAAGATG CTGGACCAGACTACGAACTTTGAGGAGCGGAAGCTCATCCGGGCGGCACTCCGTGAGCTCCGACAAAGAAAGAGAG ACCAGAGGGACAAAGAACGCGAACAGCGACTGCGGGAGGCCCGGGCCCGGCCAGGGGAGAGCCGAAGCAATGTGGCTACGGAGACCACCACAAGGCACAGTCAGCGGGCAGCGGACGGCTCAGCTGTCAGCACGGTTACCAAAACTGAGCGGCTCGTCCACTCCA ATGATGGCACACAGACGGCCCGCACCACCACGGTGGAGTCAAGTTTCGTGAGGCGCTCGGAGA acggcggcggcagcagcagcagcaccacagTCCAAACCAagaccttttcctcttcctcttcctcgtcCAAAAAGATGGGCAG CATCTTCGACCGAGAGGACCAGACCAGCCCACGTCCTGGCAGCCTGGCAGCCCTTGAAAAACGTcaggcagagaagaagaaagagttaaTGAAGGCACAGAGTCTGCCCAAGACTTCAGCATCCCAAGCACGCAAGGCCATGATTGAGAAACTGGAGAAAGAAGGCTCTTCAGG CGGTCCTGGCACACCCCGTACAGCAGCCGTACAGCGTTCCACCAGCTTCGGAGTCCCCAACGCCAATAGCATCAAGCAGATGTTGCTGGACTGGTGCAGAGCCAAGACCCGTGGCTACGAG CATGTGGACATCCAGAACTTCTCCTCCAGCTGGAGTGATGGGATGGCCTTCTGTGCCCTGGTGCACAACTTCTTCCCAGAGGCTTTTGACTATGGGCAGCTTAGCCCACAAAACAGGCGCCAGAACTTTGAAATGGCCTTCTCGTCTGCTGA GACCCATGCGGACTGCCCGCAGCTCCTGGATACAGAGGACATGGTGCGGCTTCGAGAGCCTGACTGGAAGTGCGTGTACACGTACATCCAGGAATTCTACCGCTGTCTGGTCCAGAAGGGGCTGGTAAAAACCAAAAAGTCCTAA